The bacterium genome has a segment encoding these proteins:
- a CDS encoding winged helix-turn-helix domain-containing protein, producing the protein MSQDSLSLILHNLDAASSGRFLSDEVAAWPEAHLDSLTQAGILVPGPMAESVTCDGCEKGCQEDVEVVDRANGSPEAYVVCHERGWGRIRADLRRLATWVVSGQGLARWLASQIDASPGLEECIAGRLWWLGRLSSCENREAFLAVGSARSDAQSLFPSCLRLQEAQAPLVFVPAIAPSPFPFGRQPRVILLLGAVRSGDGRFILDDLQLTVSRAGADKPDAILLIDGPDVTFYGQPVKLEPRDRELLRVLALNVGQWLSDPYLRKKAWAAYQCKDEGAVKGSIYRARNALERAAESATIMLPMPARALFRNEPRALGRPRKYMLALDESQVRASKL; encoded by the coding sequence AAGCAGCGGACGCTTTCTGTCTGATGAAGTGGCGGCATGGCCGGAAGCCCACCTTGATTCCCTGACTCAAGCCGGGATTCTCGTGCCAGGGCCAATGGCTGAGTCTGTCACGTGCGATGGCTGCGAGAAGGGCTGTCAGGAAGATGTCGAAGTCGTGGATCGGGCGAACGGCTCGCCGGAAGCCTACGTCGTCTGCCACGAGCGAGGATGGGGCAGAATCAGGGCTGATCTGCGCAGGCTTGCGACGTGGGTTGTCAGCGGCCAGGGGCTTGCTCGATGGCTTGCCAGTCAGATTGACGCATCGCCCGGTCTTGAGGAGTGCATAGCTGGTCGGCTATGGTGGTTGGGCCGGTTGTCTTCTTGCGAGAACCGCGAGGCGTTTCTCGCCGTCGGGTCAGCACGTTCGGATGCTCAGTCTCTCTTCCCCAGTTGCCTTCGCCTTCAGGAGGCCCAGGCTCCGCTCGTCTTCGTTCCCGCCATTGCACCAAGCCCCTTCCCGTTCGGAAGGCAACCGCGAGTCATCCTCCTGCTGGGCGCAGTGCGTTCCGGCGATGGGAGGTTCATCCTTGATGACCTGCAGCTCACGGTGAGCCGGGCCGGGGCAGACAAGCCCGACGCCATCCTTCTGATTGACGGCCCGGACGTGACCTTCTATGGACAGCCGGTGAAACTTGAACCACGCGACCGAGAGCTGCTTCGCGTCCTTGCCCTGAACGTCGGACAGTGGCTCTCCGATCCATACCTTCGCAAGAAGGCGTGGGCGGCATACCAATGCAAAGATGAAGGTGCCGTGAAAGGCTCCATCTATCGCGCTCGTAACGCGCTAGAGAGGGCCGCCGAGTCTGCCACCATCATGCTTCCCATGCCGGCAAGGGCACTGTTCCGCAATGAGCCTAGGGCTCTGGGCCGCCCGCGCAAGTACATGCTCGCCCTCGATGAGTCGCAGGTCAGAGCCTCCAAGCTGTAA
- a CDS encoding MerR family transcriptional regulator, translating into METQLKAIGEVCRLLGVCRSTLWDWERRGIVTPYRDYRGHRFYDDQQIDALRQRLQPQRAEA; encoded by the coding sequence ATGGAAACGCAACTCAAGGCCATCGGTGAGGTATGCCGGCTCCTCGGCGTCTGCCGCTCGACACTCTGGGACTGGGAGCGCAGAGGCATCGTGACCCCCTACCGCGACTACCGGGGGCATCGCTTCTATGACGACCAGCAGATTGACGCCTTGCGCCAGCGTCTACAGCCTCAGCGGGCGGAGGCCTGA
- a CDS encoding phage/plasmid primase, P4 family, whose protein sequence is MTMAVTAVGSTDALAVLLTSIPEALKQRRAWVCWRYETRGGKQTKVPYIAQPGPLRKARSNTPDTWRPFTEAVRQAPRFDGIGVMLSDDLAGADLDNSLDDGGKLKPWAEEIVRELDSYTETSPSGKGVKVFFFGEVPPGGNRKKLLDGELESYSRGRFFTVTGNHFAGTPPTVEERQAQLEALHRRVFGSKSTRQAAAPASGIADVSDEELLAKARQARNGDEFARLWDGGYPDDDSAGDLALCCHLAFWTGGDPLRIDRLVRQSGRMRDKWEREDYRERTIAKARESTTQFYTPRGGISGGSQQARTSTGSERDLLRFHATDAGNGELFASLFGDRLRFDWKRERWLKWGTHLWEDAAGDELIRFAKEAARARYEAASAADSDAQRKWAFGSESKSRIEAALHLARSEPPIADAGEAWDRQPMLLGCPNGVIELGTGAFRRGSREDYLTQSVSVPYTGGAECPRWRQFVREVFDDDGDLVRFVWRAVGYSLTGSTKEQCFFLLHGKGANGKSVFLSILRYVLGDYAHNASFQLFDYASRNDHTQSLALLELRRFVTASEAAENARLNEDRLKALAGSDPITARLMRENDRTFENMAKVWLGVNHRPRVLDETDGFWRKARLIPFNRQFLGDDADRNLSDKLKAEAAGILRWAVQGATEWAREGLTPPATVLAASTAWREEADPLGEFLASCCAVEPTCQASAGDLYREYSEWCDELRANERERLSSTAFGRRMADRFSKQRVTKAGRKMTVYSGVGLQAPPQTDTVDTVGG, encoded by the coding sequence ATGACGATGGCGGTGACTGCGGTTGGCTCAACCGATGCTCTAGCCGTCCTCCTGACGAGCATCCCCGAGGCCCTCAAGCAACGCCGGGCGTGGGTATGTTGGCGGTACGAGACGCGCGGCGGCAAACAGACAAAGGTGCCCTACATCGCTCAACCGGGGCCGCTGCGCAAGGCCAGGTCGAACACCCCCGACACCTGGCGGCCCTTCACGGAGGCCGTCCGGCAGGCCCCCCGCTTCGACGGTATCGGCGTTATGCTCAGCGATGACCTGGCAGGTGCCGACCTCGATAACTCACTCGACGACGGCGGCAAGCTGAAGCCCTGGGCAGAAGAGATCGTCCGCGAACTCGACAGCTACACCGAGACCTCGCCCTCCGGCAAGGGCGTCAAGGTCTTCTTCTTCGGCGAAGTTCCTCCGGGCGGGAACCGGAAGAAGCTACTCGACGGGGAGCTTGAGTCGTACTCAAGAGGGCGGTTCTTCACCGTCACAGGCAACCACTTCGCCGGCACACCTCCGACCGTCGAGGAACGGCAGGCCCAACTCGAAGCCTTGCACCGGCGTGTGTTCGGCAGCAAGAGCACGCGCCAGGCGGCCGCCCCGGCGTCTGGCATTGCCGACGTGTCTGACGAGGAACTGCTTGCCAAGGCAAGACAAGCCCGGAATGGCGATGAGTTCGCCCGCCTGTGGGACGGCGGCTATCCCGATGACGACAGTGCGGGCGATCTCGCCCTGTGCTGTCACTTGGCCTTCTGGACCGGCGGCGATCCCTTGCGCATTGACCGGCTCGTCCGGCAGTCGGGACGCATGAGGGACAAGTGGGAGCGAGAGGACTACCGCGAACGGACCATTGCGAAGGCCCGTGAGAGCACAACCCAGTTCTACACGCCACGCGGAGGCATTTCAGGCGGGAGCCAACAGGCCCGAACGTCAACGGGGAGCGAACGCGATCTCCTGCGGTTCCATGCGACCGACGCGGGCAACGGTGAACTCTTCGCCTCCCTGTTCGGGGATCGTCTGCGCTTCGACTGGAAACGCGAACGCTGGCTCAAGTGGGGAACGCACCTGTGGGAGGACGCGGCGGGTGATGAGCTGATCCGTTTCGCCAAGGAAGCCGCCCGTGCCCGATACGAAGCAGCGTCGGCGGCTGATAGCGATGCTCAACGCAAGTGGGCCTTTGGCAGCGAGTCGAAGAGCCGGATCGAGGCGGCCCTGCACCTGGCGCGATCCGAGCCGCCCATTGCAGACGCCGGCGAGGCGTGGGATCGTCAGCCGATGCTCCTGGGCTGTCCGAACGGTGTGATCGAACTCGGCACCGGCGCGTTCCGCCGTGGGAGCCGTGAGGACTACCTGACGCAGAGCGTCTCCGTGCCCTACACCGGGGGAGCCGAGTGCCCACGGTGGCGGCAGTTCGTCCGTGAAGTCTTCGACGACGATGGGGACCTCGTTCGGTTCGTCTGGCGAGCGGTCGGCTACTCGCTCACCGGCAGCACCAAGGAGCAGTGCTTCTTCCTGCTGCACGGCAAGGGCGCGAATGGCAAGAGCGTCTTCCTGAGCATCTTGCGCTATGTCCTCGGCGACTACGCCCACAACGCCAGCTTCCAGTTGTTCGACTACGCCTCCCGCAATGACCACACGCAGAGCCTCGCGCTTCTGGAACTCAGACGCTTCGTGACAGCCAGCGAAGCCGCCGAGAACGCCAGGCTGAACGAGGACCGCCTCAAGGCCCTGGCAGGCAGCGATCCAATCACTGCCCGCCTCATGCGGGAGAACGACCGCACCTTCGAGAACATGGCGAAGGTGTGGCTCGGCGTGAACCACAGGCCGAGGGTACTGGACGAGACCGACGGCTTCTGGCGCAAGGCCCGGCTGATCCCCTTCAACAGGCAGTTCCTCGGTGACGACGCAGACCGCAATCTCAGCGACAAGCTCAAGGCGGAGGCAGCCGGCATATTGCGATGGGCGGTGCAAGGCGCAACGGAATGGGCCAGAGAGGGCCTGACCCCGCCGGCGACGGTGCTGGCCGCGAGCACGGCCTGGCGCGAAGAGGCCGATCCTCTCGGCGAGTTCCTGGCCTCGTGCTGCGCAGTGGAGCCGACATGCCAGGCCAGCGCGGGCGATCTCTACCGCGAATACAGCGAGTGGTGCGACGAACTCAGGGCGAACGAACGGGAGCGCCTCAGTAGTACGGCATTCGGCAGACGCATGGCCGACAGGTTCTCGAAGCAGCGCGTAACCAAAGCGGGCAGGAAGATGACGGTGTATTCCGGCGTGGGCCTACAAGCGCCGCCGCAGACGGACACAGTTGACACGGTTGGTGGGTGA
- a CDS encoding recombinase family protein, translating into MARPRGTKVSKEQQARLATGAGKLIGYIRVSTAQQGANGHSLDGQRTRLHETAAREGFDLTDVVAEVESGAKERNGLAGVQARVLAGEAQGIIFPKVDRLGRSMVHLLKVVDWAVKNRIDLLSADEGWQVRDGKKIDKMLPFRLAMAEVELERIRERTRDGLKAAKQKGVRLGRPAENVGDLAKRATELRRQGNTWQEIADLFNAEGLRTARGAEFKTTTIARMIERTDPTANPEGGYRGNALAAAAM; encoded by the coding sequence ATGGCCCGGCCGCGAGGAACCAAAGTGAGCAAGGAACAGCAGGCACGGCTTGCTACTGGAGCGGGCAAGCTCATCGGATACATCCGCGTGAGCACGGCCCAGCAGGGCGCGAACGGGCACTCCCTCGACGGCCAGCGGACCCGCCTGCACGAGACCGCCGCCCGCGAGGGCTTCGACCTCACTGACGTAGTGGCCGAGGTGGAGAGCGGCGCGAAGGAGCGCAATGGTCTGGCCGGGGTGCAGGCCCGCGTCCTGGCCGGCGAGGCGCAGGGGATCATCTTCCCCAAGGTGGATCGCCTCGGGCGCAGTATGGTTCACCTGCTGAAGGTCGTGGACTGGGCCGTCAAGAACCGCATAGACCTGCTGAGTGCCGACGAGGGCTGGCAGGTTCGCGACGGCAAGAAGATTGACAAGATGCTCCCCTTCCGCCTGGCGATGGCGGAAGTCGAGCTTGAGCGCATCCGCGAGCGGACCCGCGACGGCCTGAAGGCAGCGAAGCAGAAGGGCGTCCGCTTGGGGCGACCGGCCGAGAACGTGGGCGACTTGGCGAAGCGAGCGACGGAACTGCGGCGGCAGGGCAATACCTGGCAGGAGATCGCCGACCTCTTCAACGCCGAGGGCCTGCGGACGGCGCGTGGGGCGGAGTTCAAGACCACGACCATTGCCCGGATGATTGAGCGCACGGACCCGACCGCGAACCCCGAAGGGGGCTACCGGGGAAACGCACTCGCCGCCGCCGCGATGTGA